One genomic window of Panicum hallii strain FIL2 chromosome 6, PHallii_v3.1, whole genome shotgun sequence includes the following:
- the LOC112896277 gene encoding protein Brevis radix-like 1, translating to MLTCIACSGHQLPGGAPPLREPEEGEEDDEENAFAGGGGESAGTPSARHAIKSLTAQIKDMALKASGAYRHCKPCAGSSPAAASRRHHHPYGAYADSEVASASDRFHYAYRRAGSSAASTPRLRSGCAMSSGDVTPSVSARTDFLAGDEEGEDGEETAAGGSEEDDAKEWVAQVEPGVLITFLALPQGGNDLKRIRFSREMFTKWRAQRWWTENYEKVMELYNVQKFNSQAAPLPSTPRSDNENSKEEDNPETAPHCEEHLPHTLHRPLKGSGAIGYSSSDSLEHKTNHLGNGYRHDRYLGHQCYDSVGLASTPKLSSISGAKTETSSVDASVRTSSSPEEVDQSGELSASVSNASDQEREWVEEDEPGVYITIRALPGGIRELRRVRFSRERFSEMHARLWWEENRARIHDQYL from the exons ATGCTCACGTGCATCGCGTGCTCCGGGCACCAGCTCCccggcggcgcgccgccgctgcgcgagccggaggagggggaggaggacgacgaagaAAACGCCTTCGCCGGGGGCGGGGGTGAGTCGGCGGGGACGCCCAGCGCGAGGCACGCCATCAAGTCGCTCACCGCCCAG ATCAAGGACATGGCGCTGAAGGCGTCGGGCGCGTACCGGCACTGCAAGCCGTGCGCCGGCtcgtccccggcggcggcgtcgcggcggcACCACCACCCGTACGGCGCCTACGCGGACTCCGAGGTGGCCTCCGCGTCCGACCGCTTCCACTACGCGTACCGACGCGCCGGCAGCTCGGCGGCATCGACGCCGAGGCTGCGAAGCGGATGCGCCATGTCCAGCGGTGACGTCACGCCGTCGGTCAGCGCGCGCACCGACTTCCTGGCCGGGGATGAGGAGGGGGAGGACGgagaggagacggcggcgggcggcagcgagGAGGACGATGCGAAGGAGTGGGTCGCCCAGGTGGAGCCCGGGGTGCTCATCACCTTCCTCGCTCTACCGCAGGGCGGCAACGACCTGAAGCGCATCCGATTCAG CCGTGAAATGTTCACCAAATGGCGAGCACAAAGATGGTGGACTGAAAATTACGAGAAAGTCATGGAGCTTTACAATGTGCAGAAGTTTAACAGTCAAGCTGCTCCTCTCCCTAGCACTCCAAGGTCTGACAATGAG AACTCCAAAGAGGAGGATAACCCAGAGACAGCTCCACATTGCGAGGAGCACCTACCGCATACTTTGCACAGACCACTAAAGGGCAGTGGAGCAATAGGATATTCATCTTCAGATTCACTTGagcacaaaaccaatcatcttGGCAATGGTTACCGCCATGACCGCTACCTTGGGCACCAGTGCTACGATTCGGTTGGACTGGCATCAACACCTAAGTTGTCAAGCATTAGTGGAGCAAAGACAGAAACTTCATCTGTGGATGCATCAGTGAGGACAAGCTCATCTCCTGAAGAGGTGGATCAATCAGGTGAACTTTCAGCCTCTGTTAGCAACGCAAGTGATCAAGAAAGGGAATGGGTGGAAGAGGATGAGCCTGGTGTGTATATTACTATTCGGGCTTTGCCTGGTGGCATCAGAGAACTCCGGCGCGTCCGATTCAG CCGAGAGAGATTCAGTGAGATGCATGCCAGGTTATGGTGGGAAGAGAACAGGGCCAGAATACATGATCAATATCTTTGA
- the LOC112898518 gene encoding transmembrane protein 45B-like — MGTLVGHVAPGLGFLVVGLWHLYNHIRLFLLRPRSYVAPVWFPVRGARHLELILVIAGAAASILMELVIGPARHQPFDADGAVPAEHLHNFEHASISLALLVYAAAAIHLDRARAPGRDAVSQLAAAAAFAQELMLFHLHSADHAGVEGQYHLLLQGVAAVTLAATALGVAAPRSFAVSLVRSASLVLQGAWFVAMGVALWTPALLPRGCFLSHEDGHDVARCREEGGALARAKALVNLQFSWYLSATVVLVVVLYLRMCSLYKEEPQYVLMIDGNGHGDDDGDDDDNDVEAAKGGGGRAFGESRPMKVSRP; from the coding sequence ATGGGCACGCTCGTTGGCCACGTCGCGCCGGGCCTGGGCTTCCTCGTCGTCGGCCTGTGGCACCTCTACAACCACATCAGACTCTTCCTGCTTCGTCCCCGCTCCTACGTCGCGCCCGTCTGGTTCCCCGTGCGCGGCGCGCGCCACCTGGAGCTCATCCTCGtcatcgccggcgccgccgcgtccaTCCTCATGGAGCTCGTCATCGGCCCGGCGAGGCACCAGCCGTTCGACGCCGACGGCGCCGTGCCCGCCGAACACCTCCACAACTTCGAGCACGCGTCCATCTCGCTCGCCCTGCTCGTGTACGCCGCGGCCGCCATCCACCTGGACCGCGCCCGCGCTCCGGGTCGGGACGCGGTGTCccagctcgccgccgcggcggcattCGCGCAGGAGCTGATGCTGTTCCACCTCCACTCGGCGGACCACGCGGGCGTGGAGGGCCAGTACCACCTGCTCCTGCAGGGCGTCGCCGCCGTCACGCTGGCCGCGACGGCGCTCGGCGTCGCGGCGCCGCGGAGCTTCGCGGTGAGCCTGGTGCGGTCGGCGAGCCTGGTCCTCCAGGGCGCCTGGTTCGTGGCCATGGGCGTCGCGCTGTGGACGCCCGCGCTCCTGCCGAGAGGGTGCTTCCTGAGCCACGAGGACGGGCACGACGTCGCGCGGTGCCGCGAGGAGGGTGGCGCGCTGGCCCGCGCCAAGGCGCTCGTCAACCTGCAGTTCAGCTGGTACCTGTCCGCCACCGTGGTGCTCGTGGTCGTGCTCTACCTTCGGATGTGCAGCCTCTACAAGGAGGAGCCGCAGTATGTGCTGATGATCGATGGAAATGGCCATGGAGACGACGATGGTGACGACGACGACAACGACGTGGAGGCGGcgaaaggcggcggcgggcgcgcgtTCGGTGAATCAAGGCCGATGAAGGTATCACGGCCGTAA
- the LOC112898519 gene encoding transmembrane protein 45B-like: MGTFLGHFLPGLAFAILGLWHTVNTVRAYKLRGASGFRSATWFSFPSPLRGLRRLELYLLLSFSVLAIVDQLVDLPILALCLQPDSLEHATMYLHLAVYASVALAADASGRRDAASGVGDVVTALAASVFGQELFLLRFHSADHAGLEGHYHWLLQLAVAASLVATAASAVLPRSFAVAVVRSASVLLQGLWFVVMGFALWVPALVPSGCHAVEQGSAATQSAVVCATEAAARRAIMMANLQFSWALAAVWVVTAYLCLRVDFGCLEYVQLQAPPGGALAGDGDATPPKIVFPVEEQV, encoded by the coding sequence ATGGGCACCTTCCTAGGCCATTTCCTCCCCGGCCTGGCCTTCGCCATCCTCGGCTTGTGGCACACGGTCAACACCGTCAGGGCCTACAAGCTCCGGGGCGCCTCCGGCTTCCGCTCCGCCACCTGGTTCTCCTTCCCCTCGCCGCTGCGCGGCCTGCGGCGCCTGGAGCTCTACCTCCTGCTCTCCTTCTCCGTGCTCGCCATCGTCGACCAGCTCGTCGACCTCCCCATCCTCGCGCTCTGCCTCCAGCCCGACAGCCTCGAGCACGCCACCATGTACCTCCACCTCGCCGTCTACGCGTCGGTGGCGCTCGCCGCCGACGCCTCCGGGCGCCGCGACGCCGCCAGCGGGGTCGGGGACGTGGTGACCGCGCTCGCCGCGTCGGTGTTCGGGCAGGAGCTGTTCCTGCTCCGGTTCCACTCCGCGGACCACGCGGGGCTCGAGGGCCACTACCACTGGCTGCTGCAGCTCGCGGTGGCGGCGTCCCtcgtcgccaccgccgccagcGCCGTCCTGCCGAGGAGCTTCGCCGTGGCCGTGGTGCGGTCCGCGTCCGTGCTGCTCCAGGGCCTGTGGTTCGTGGTCATGGGGTTCGCGCTGTGGGTGCCGGCGCTCGTGCCGAGCGGGTGCCACGCCGTTGAGCAGGGGAGCGCGGCGACGCAGAGCGCGGTGGTGTGCgcgaccgaggcggcggcgcggagggcgaTCATGATGGCCAACCTGCAGTTCAGCTGGGCGCTCGCCGCCGTGTGGGTCGTGACGGCGTACCTGTGCCTCCGGGTGGACTTCGGGTGCCTGGAGTACGTGCAGCTCCAGGCGCCGCCCGgcggcgcgctcgccggcgacgGGGATGCTACGCCGCCGAAGATTGTGTTCCCCGTCGAAGAGCAGGTGTAG
- the LOC112897757 gene encoding zinc finger protein 8-like, producing the protein MSGAERDAARGSAIDSFSQLPFIRSSAREKQQPAATAASGAGTPPAGIRLFGFDVPPDAAMGSSTGSKEEAFAKESPAAAVATDDAAAETAAGASRGGGGSRKFECHYCCRNFPTSQALGGHQNAHKRERQHAKRAQFHTAMAMHHGQYYYPHLHHHHPVPDPAQLYPAALAAYHHRLAASPPPHYPAWVGAGSGRYYSGPGSISQPINGSPVATPPPALWRVPSGGIGVGTPLAVHGGEEPVVVGGAVSAPFSASTSSSSSSASPHKRPAPPECKENVSLDLSL; encoded by the coding sequence ATGAGCGGCGCCGAGCGGGACGCCGCGCGTGGGAGCGCCATCGACTCCTTCTCGCAGCTGCCGTTCATCCGCTCGTCGGCGCGCGAGAAGCAAcagccggcggcgacggcggcgtcaGGAGCCGGGACGCCGCCGGCGGGTATCCGGCTGTTCGGGTTCGACGTCCCGCCGGACGCGGCCATGGGCTCCTCGACCGGCTCGAAAGAAGAGGCCTTTGCCAAGGAAAGCCCCGCCGCGGCCGTCGCTACGGACGACGCGGCCGCCGAGACGGCGGCGGGCGCGAGCCGCGGCGGAGGGGGCAGCCGGAAGTTCGAGTGCCACTACTGCTGCCGGAACTTCCCGACGTcgcaggcgctgggcgggcACCAGAACGCGCACAAGCGGGAGCGGCAGCACGCCAAGCGCGCGCAGTTCCACACCGCCATGGCCATGCACCACGGCCAGTACTACTACCcgcacctccaccaccaccacccggtCCCGGACCCCGCCCAGCTctaccccgccgccctcgccgcgtaCCACCACCGcctcgccgcctcgccgccgccgcactacCCGGCGTGGGTGGGCGCCGGCAGCGGCAGGTACTACAGCGGGCCCGGGTCCATCTCGCAGCCGATCAACGGCAGCCCCGTggcgacgccgccgcccgcgctctGGCGAGTCCCCTCGGGCGGCATCGGCGTGGGGACGCCGCTGGCGGTGCACGGAGGCGAGGAGCCGGTGGTCGTAGGAGGAGCTGTCTCGGCGCCCTTCTCGGCGTCGACCTCCTCGTCGTCATCGTCGGCTTCGCCTCACaagcgccccgccccgccggaGTGTAAAGAGAATGTGAGTTTGGATCTGAGCTTGTAG